The proteins below are encoded in one region of Streptomyces cyanogenus:
- a CDS encoding TetR family transcriptional regulator, whose translation MTARRSDATRTAILAAARDRFAAEGYDRATIRAIAKDARIDPSMVMRYFGSKEGLFAAAVALDLRLPDLTQVPREEVGRTLVGHFLGLWEENDELTAVLRVGATNEAGAERMQGIFREQLLPVARQVCPDPEQVPARSALCAAQLLGLALTRYVLRLPPARALTREELVAWLGPTVQRYLTAPNP comes from the coding sequence ATGACAGCTCGCCGCTCCGACGCCACCCGCACCGCCATCCTCGCCGCCGCCCGCGACCGCTTCGCGGCCGAGGGCTACGACCGGGCCACCATCCGGGCCATCGCCAAGGACGCGCGGATCGACCCGTCCATGGTGATGCGCTACTTCGGCAGCAAGGAGGGCCTGTTCGCCGCCGCCGTCGCGCTCGATCTGCGGCTGCCCGACCTGACCCAGGTGCCCCGCGAGGAGGTGGGCCGCACGCTGGTCGGCCACTTCCTCGGCCTGTGGGAGGAGAACGACGAGCTGACGGCCGTGCTCCGGGTCGGGGCCACCAACGAGGCCGGGGCCGAGCGGATGCAGGGGATCTTCCGGGAGCAGTTGCTGCCGGTGGCCCGGCAGGTGTGCCCGGATCCCGAGCAGGTGCCCGCGCGGTCCGCGCTGTGCGCCGCCCAGCTGCTCGGGCTGGCCCTCACCCGTTACGTGCTGCGGCTGCCGCCGGCCCGCGCGCTCACCCGCGAGGAGCTGGTGGCGTGGCTGGGCCCGACGGTGCAGCGCTATCTGACCGCGCCGAACCCCTGA
- a CDS encoding ABC transporter ATP-binding protein: protein MSSIRVTGLRVRHRKTLALDSLDLTLGTGVHGLLGPNGAGKTSLIRVLATVARPDAGRVELLGEDTAGHRGLAGVRRRLGYLPQDFGYYPGFTVREFVAYVAWLKDMPAARVPAAVERAVARVGLADRIDAKVRTLSGGMVRRVGIAQAVVNDPAVLLLDEPTAGLDPEQRVEFRELLRELGTSATVVVSTHLVEDVAAACTEVTLLDAGRIAYRGTPEALTRLGEASDGPGDHPIERGYTAALRAHRAPGAREAVR from the coding sequence ATGAGTTCCATACGTGTGACCGGCCTGCGGGTCCGGCACCGCAAGACCCTCGCCCTCGACTCGCTGGACCTGACGCTCGGCACCGGTGTGCACGGGCTGCTCGGGCCGAACGGGGCCGGGAAGACCTCGCTGATCCGGGTGCTGGCCACGGTGGCACGGCCGGACGCCGGCCGGGTGGAGCTGCTCGGCGAGGACACCGCCGGCCACCGCGGCCTGGCCGGGGTCCGGCGCCGGCTGGGCTATCTGCCGCAGGACTTCGGTTACTACCCGGGGTTCACCGTGCGGGAGTTCGTGGCGTACGTGGCCTGGCTGAAGGACATGCCGGCCGCGCGGGTGCCGGCGGCCGTGGAGCGGGCGGTCGCCCGGGTCGGCCTCGCGGACCGGATCGACGCCAAGGTGCGGACGCTGTCCGGCGGCATGGTCCGCCGGGTGGGCATCGCGCAGGCCGTCGTCAACGACCCGGCCGTGCTGCTGCTGGACGAGCCGACCGCCGGTCTGGACCCCGAGCAGCGGGTGGAGTTCCGCGAGCTGCTGCGCGAGCTGGGCACCTCCGCGACCGTGGTGGTCTCCACCCACCTGGTGGAGGACGTGGCCGCCGCCTGCACGGAGGTCACGCTGCTGGACGCGGGCCGGATCGCGTACCGGGGCACGCCCGAGGCGCTCACCCGGCTCGGCGAGGCGTCCGACGGACCGGGCGACCATCCGATCGAACGCGGGTACACGGCGGCGCTGCGCGCGCACCGTGCGCCGGGTGCGCGGGAGGCGGTCCGATGA
- a CDS encoding Uma2 family endonuclease has protein sequence MSAEPIMEPVMTQVDPIDLLSTFEKASPMPIRPEYVEGTAMVPPQANDDHNHGAGELFYQFRSAGIELVGFGNGYRAAHGDGKTMALIIPDFYVRRRRPTELDESYRKANKGWYPIDMIALVGEVTSTNHETDTGPKFRTYAAVGIPVYVLIDRHSQAAHCYTDPVLPGDDPTEAYYATDTKVDLGEPLPLPAPYPTLDTAPFVSD, from the coding sequence ATGAGCGCCGAACCGATCATGGAGCCGGTCATGACGCAGGTGGACCCCATCGACCTGTTGAGCACGTTCGAAAAGGCGTCGCCGATGCCGATTCGACCGGAGTACGTCGAGGGGACCGCCATGGTGCCGCCGCAAGCGAACGACGACCACAACCACGGCGCCGGGGAGCTGTTCTACCAGTTCCGGTCAGCCGGAATCGAGCTCGTGGGCTTCGGCAACGGGTACCGCGCCGCCCACGGAGACGGCAAGACCATGGCCCTGATCATTCCGGACTTCTACGTCCGCCGTCGCAGGCCGACGGAACTCGACGAGTCGTACCGCAAGGCGAACAAGGGCTGGTACCCCATCGACATGATCGCCCTCGTCGGCGAGGTCACCTCGACCAACCACGAGACCGACACCGGACCCAAGTTCCGCACCTACGCCGCCGTCGGCATCCCCGTCTACGTCCTCATCGACCGCCACTCCCAGGCGGCCCACTGCTACACCGACCCCGTCCTCCCCGGCGACGACCCCACCGAGGCGTACTACGCTACCGACACCAAGGTCGACCTCGGCGAGCCGCTCCCCCTCCCGGCGCCGTACCCCACCCTCGACACGGCCCCGTTCGTCAGCGACTGA
- the malQ gene encoding 4-alpha-glucanotransferase — translation MAAAPDEPPGQPSADLARLAELHGVATAYRPAPDRTVQVPAAAVTAALAALGVDATGPDTVRTALAARERELRERLLPPTVVQWAGAEPPAALTALPAGTRLRVETEDGQHREETRDLPLGVHRLTATAPDGRTGEACLVVAPDRLPAPPGRSYGLLVQLYSLLSRRSWGMGDLADLAELAGWAGHTAGAGFIQVNPLHAAVPGAPTDPSPYRPSSRRFPDPVHLRIEDIPEFAHTEDRDRLTGLLRRAERLRAAVLDKGALIDRDAVWELKREALELVLAVPLGPGRQAAYDAFRAAHGQALDDHATWNALAELHGSDWHHWPGDLRDPRSAATARARSELADRVDFHARLAWLTDGQLRAAQRAAREAGMPVGIVHDLAVGVHPAGADAWAQQDVYAAGMSVGAPPDAFNARGQDWGLPPWRPDRLAATGHAPYRELLRALFRYAGALRIDHVMGLFRLWWVPKGSPPTDGTYVRHDADAMLAILALEATRAGAVVIGEDLGTVEPGVRETLQRRGVLGTSVLWFERDWEGDGRPLPPEHWRADCLATATTHDLPPTAARLTGDHVDLRDRLGLLTRSAAEERAEATAETAEWLALLGSLGLLDSPAAGPPGSDEEEEIRAVHRFLLRTPARLIGVWLPDGIGDRRPQNLPGTWDQYPNWRLPVADGEGRPVPLEELVASPRLRALLEVLRPSGDGAAAPQGAAAPRGSGAP, via the coding sequence ATGGCCGCGGCGCCCGACGAGCCCCCCGGCCAGCCCTCCGCCGACCTCGCCCGGCTCGCCGAGCTGCACGGGGTCGCCACCGCCTACCGGCCCGCCCCCGACCGCACCGTCCAGGTCCCCGCCGCCGCCGTCACCGCCGCCCTGGCCGCCCTCGGCGTCGACGCGACCGGACCGGACACCGTCCGCACCGCCCTCGCCGCCCGGGAACGCGAACTGCGCGAGCGCCTGCTGCCGCCGACGGTGGTCCAGTGGGCCGGAGCCGAGCCGCCCGCCGCCCTCACCGCCCTGCCCGCCGGCACCCGGCTGCGCGTCGAGACCGAGGACGGGCAGCACCGGGAGGAGACCCGGGACCTCCCGCTCGGCGTCCACCGGCTGACCGCCACCGCCCCCGACGGGCGCACCGGCGAGGCATGTCTCGTCGTCGCCCCGGACCGGCTGCCCGCCCCTCCCGGCCGCTCCTACGGCCTCCTCGTCCAGCTGTACTCCCTGCTCTCCCGCCGCTCCTGGGGCATGGGCGACCTCGCCGACCTCGCCGAGCTGGCCGGCTGGGCCGGGCACACCGCCGGCGCCGGATTCATCCAGGTCAACCCGCTGCACGCCGCCGTACCCGGCGCCCCCACCGACCCCTCCCCGTACCGCCCCTCCTCCCGCCGCTTCCCCGACCCCGTCCACCTGCGGATCGAGGACATCCCCGAGTTCGCCCACACCGAGGACCGCGACCGGCTGACCGGGCTGCTGCGGCGCGCCGAACGACTGCGCGCCGCAGTCCTCGACAAGGGCGCCCTCATCGACCGCGACGCCGTATGGGAACTGAAGCGCGAGGCCCTGGAACTCGTCCTCGCCGTCCCCCTCGGCCCCGGCCGCCAAGCCGCCTACGACGCCTTCCGCGCCGCCCACGGCCAGGCCCTCGACGACCACGCCACCTGGAACGCCCTCGCCGAACTCCACGGCTCCGACTGGCACCACTGGCCCGGCGACCTGCGCGACCCCCGCTCGGCCGCCACCGCGCGGGCGAGGTCCGAGCTCGCCGACCGGGTGGACTTCCACGCCCGCCTGGCCTGGCTCACCGACGGCCAGCTCCGGGCCGCCCAGCGCGCCGCCCGCGAGGCCGGCATGCCCGTCGGGATCGTGCACGACCTGGCCGTCGGCGTCCACCCGGCCGGCGCGGACGCCTGGGCCCAGCAGGACGTGTACGCCGCCGGCATGTCCGTCGGCGCGCCGCCGGACGCGTTCAACGCCCGAGGCCAGGACTGGGGCCTGCCGCCCTGGCGCCCCGACCGGCTCGCCGCCACCGGCCACGCCCCCTACCGCGAGCTCCTGCGCGCCCTCTTCCGTTACGCCGGCGCCCTGCGCATCGACCACGTCATGGGCCTGTTCCGGCTCTGGTGGGTGCCCAAGGGCAGCCCGCCCACCGACGGCACCTACGTCCGCCACGACGCCGACGCCATGCTCGCGATCCTCGCCCTGGAGGCCACCCGCGCCGGGGCCGTCGTCATCGGCGAGGACCTCGGCACGGTCGAGCCCGGCGTGCGCGAGACGCTCCAGCGGCGCGGGGTGCTCGGCACCTCCGTGCTCTGGTTCGAACGGGACTGGGAGGGCGACGGCCGCCCGCTGCCGCCCGAGCACTGGCGCGCCGACTGCCTCGCCACCGCCACCACCCACGACCTGCCGCCCACCGCCGCCCGGCTCACCGGCGACCACGTCGACCTGCGCGACCGCCTCGGCCTGCTCACCCGTTCGGCCGCCGAGGAACGCGCCGAGGCCACCGCCGAGACCGCCGAGTGGCTCGCCCTGCTCGGCAGCCTCGGCCTGCTGGACAGCCCGGCCGCCGGACCGCCCGGCTCCGACGAGGAGGAGGAGATCCGCGCCGTCCACCGCTTCCTGCTGCGCACCCCCGCCCGCCTGATCGGCGTCTGGCTCCCGGACGGCATCGGCGACCGCCGCCCGCAGAACCTGCCGGGCACCTGGGACCAGTACCCCAACTGGCGCCTGCCGGTCGCCGACGGCGAGGGCCGGCCGGTGCCGCTGGAGGAACTGGTGGCCTCACCGCGGCTGCGGGCGCTGCTGGAGGTGCTGCGACCGTCCGGCGACGGCGCCGCGGCTCCGCAGGGCGCCGCGGCTCCGCGGGGCAGCGGGGCTCCGTAA
- a CDS encoding mechanosensitive ion channel family protein: MSSLPAALLAAGASPSPSPSPSGSTAPAVPTLQDAQESATNAASWVEQNWSTWLAMGLQILLIVVVAVALRAVVRRAITQLIERMNRSAPTVEGGALGGLLVNAERRRQRAAAIGSVLRSVASFLILGTAALMVLGTFKINLAPLLASAGVAGVAIGFGARNLVTDFLSGVFMILEDQYGVGDVIDAGVATGEVIEVGLRVTKLRGDGGEIWYVRNGEVKRIGNLSQGWATAGVDVTVKASEDLDRVKATLDEVAEKMSKEEPWNELLWGSIEVLGLDSVLIDSMVVRVSARTMPGKSVTVERELRWRIKRAFDAASIRIVGGATAVEDQEDTPDPAAAVAAPSAYSNADSPQTAAASPIAAQRQAPPGK; the protein is encoded by the coding sequence GTGTCGTCCCTGCCCGCCGCCCTCTTGGCCGCCGGTGCATCGCCGTCCCCGTCCCCGTCGCCGTCGGGCTCCACGGCCCCTGCCGTGCCGACGCTCCAGGACGCCCAGGAGAGCGCGACGAACGCGGCGAGCTGGGTCGAGCAGAACTGGTCCACGTGGCTCGCGATGGGGTTGCAGATCCTGCTGATCGTGGTCGTGGCGGTCGCGCTGCGCGCGGTGGTGCGGCGGGCGATCACCCAGCTGATCGAGCGGATGAACCGCTCCGCGCCGACCGTGGAGGGCGGTGCGCTGGGCGGGCTGCTGGTCAACGCCGAGCGGCGGCGGCAGCGGGCGGCGGCGATCGGTTCGGTGCTGCGGTCGGTGGCGAGCTTCCTGATCCTCGGCACCGCCGCGCTGATGGTGCTGGGCACCTTCAAGATCAACCTCGCGCCGCTGCTGGCCTCGGCCGGTGTGGCCGGTGTGGCGATCGGTTTCGGCGCGCGGAACCTGGTCACGGACTTCCTGTCCGGCGTCTTCATGATCCTGGAGGACCAGTACGGCGTCGGGGACGTGATCGACGCGGGCGTGGCCACCGGCGAGGTGATCGAGGTCGGGCTGCGCGTGACCAAGCTGCGCGGTGACGGCGGGGAGATCTGGTACGTCCGCAACGGCGAGGTCAAGCGGATCGGCAACCTGTCGCAGGGCTGGGCGACGGCCGGGGTCGACGTGACCGTGAAGGCGAGCGAGGACCTGGACCGGGTCAAGGCCACGCTGGACGAGGTCGCCGAGAAGATGAGCAAGGAAGAGCCCTGGAACGAGCTGTTGTGGGGCTCGATCGAGGTGCTCGGCCTGGACTCGGTGCTGATCGACTCCATGGTGGTACGGGTCTCGGCCAGGACCATGCCCGGCAAGTCGGTCACCGTGGAGCGGGAACTGCGCTGGCGGATCAAGCGGGCGTTCGACGCGGCGAGCATCCGTATCGTCGGCGGCGCGACGGCCGTGGAGGACCAGGAGGACACCCCCGACCCGGCCGCCGCGGTAGCGGCTCCCTCGGCCTACTCCAACGCGGACTCCCCGCAGACGGCGGCGGCCTCCCCGATAGCCGCCCAGCGCCAGGCACCGCCCGGGAAGTAG
- a CDS encoding zf-HC2 domain-containing protein, which translates to MTHRNAHLWHADEDLVARYAGGVLPEPDAWSLEKHVEGCADCASRVSAAVRGTAAGAVLAQVRAAVLESAPVPAAAVGPGSAGAAGRPAASRLARLLWAAGPAVRGAWLPAVLGVAVAAPALSYGAGFPGARALLLAVAPVVPVAGVVLSYGPHADPLHEVTAATPGGGLRLALIRTVAVLAVSLPLLTLTGLLLPASGAPAAAAWLLPGLALALASLALASFVGCRIAAGVTGGGWLCAVLSPVAVAPDGALTARLAEQLSRCLDGTATQGVWASAAVLSAALLTARRPAYDRPLRP; encoded by the coding sequence ATGACGCACCGCAACGCGCATCTGTGGCACGCGGACGAGGACCTGGTCGCCCGCTATGCGGGGGGTGTCCTGCCGGAGCCGGACGCGTGGTCGCTGGAGAAGCATGTGGAGGGCTGCGCGGACTGCGCGTCCCGGGTGTCGGCCGCGGTGCGCGGTACGGCGGCGGGGGCGGTGCTCGCGCAGGTGCGGGCGGCGGTGCTGGAGTCGGCTCCGGTGCCGGCCGCGGCGGTCGGGCCGGGGTCCGCCGGGGCGGCCGGGCGGCCCGCGGCGTCCCGGCTCGCCCGGCTGCTGTGGGCGGCCGGGCCCGCGGTGCGCGGGGCGTGGCTGCCGGCCGTGCTGGGCGTGGCGGTGGCCGCGCCGGCCCTGTCGTACGGGGCCGGGTTCCCGGGTGCGCGGGCGCTGCTGCTGGCGGTCGCGCCGGTGGTGCCGGTCGCCGGGGTCGTCCTGTCCTACGGGCCGCACGCGGACCCCTTGCACGAGGTCACGGCGGCGACGCCGGGCGGCGGGCTGCGGCTGGCGCTCATCCGTACGGTCGCCGTGCTGGCGGTGAGCCTGCCGCTGCTGACCCTGACCGGGCTGCTGCTGCCGGCCTCGGGGGCGCCGGCCGCGGCGGCCTGGCTGCTGCCGGGGCTGGCGCTGGCGCTGGCCTCACTGGCGCTGGCGTCCTTCGTGGGGTGCCGGATCGCGGCCGGGGTGACGGGCGGCGGCTGGCTGTGCGCCGTGCTGTCACCGGTGGCCGTGGCGCCGGACGGGGCGCTGACCGCACGGCTGGCCGAGCAGCTCTCCCGCTGTCTGGACGGCACGGCCACGCAGGGTGTGTGGGCGTCGGCGGCCGTCCTGAGCGCGGCCCTGCTGACGGCCCGCCGCCCGGCGTACGACCGCCCGCTGCGGCCCTGA
- a CDS encoding RNA polymerase sigma factor — translation MGGQRETDDGGGADAALLRAVAQGDAAAMAALYDRHAGWLHARLTRRCADPELVREVLQDTFVTVWRSAAGHRGHEAGGWLWTIAARRLVDARRAQERVVRTAGPLPEPGAAGRYEPAAAPSAEDRVLAGLEYGDVGTALDRISPELREVLRATVVDGLSTREAARLLGIPEGTVKSRARRARAELREALDRLNPSPLGGTA, via the coding sequence ATGGGGGGCCAGCGGGAGACGGACGACGGGGGCGGCGCGGACGCGGCCCTGCTGCGGGCCGTCGCGCAGGGCGACGCGGCGGCGATGGCCGCGCTGTACGACCGGCACGCCGGGTGGCTGCACGCGCGGCTGACGCGGCGGTGTGCCGACCCGGAGCTGGTGCGGGAAGTGCTGCAGGACACGTTCGTCACGGTGTGGCGGTCGGCGGCCGGGCACCGCGGGCACGAGGCCGGGGGCTGGCTGTGGACGATCGCGGCACGCCGGCTGGTGGACGCGCGGCGGGCGCAGGAGCGGGTCGTGCGGACCGCGGGGCCGCTGCCGGAGCCCGGGGCCGCTGGGCGGTACGAGCCGGCGGCCGCGCCGTCCGCCGAGGACCGGGTGCTGGCCGGGCTGGAGTACGGCGACGTCGGTACGGCGCTCGACCGGATCTCCCCCGAGCTGCGGGAGGTGCTGCGGGCGACGGTCGTCGACGGGCTGAGCACCCGGGAGGCGGCCCGGCTGCTCGGCATCCCGGAGGGCACGGTCAAGTCCCGGGCCCGCCGTGCCCGCGCCGAGCTGCGCGAGGCGCTCGACCGGTTGAACCCGTCCCCGCTGGGAGGTACGGCATGA
- a CDS encoding HNH endonuclease translates to MPHVLVLNASYEPLGVVPLRRALVLVLENKAVSLEESGAYMHSATVTLPAPSVVRLKRFVRVPYRGPVPLTRRALFARDGGRCMYCGGVATSVDHVIPRSRGGKHVWDNVVASCRRCNHVKADRHLVELGWRLRHKPAPPTGLAWRIIGTGHRDPRWLPYLQPYGADDALARIDGISA, encoded by the coding sequence GTGCCGCATGTCCTGGTCCTCAACGCGTCGTACGAGCCGCTCGGCGTCGTACCGCTCCGCCGCGCGCTCGTCCTCGTCCTGGAGAACAAGGCTGTCTCCCTGGAGGAATCCGGCGCCTATATGCACAGCGCAACCGTCACCCTCCCCGCACCCAGCGTGGTCCGGCTCAAGCGATTCGTCCGGGTCCCCTACCGGGGGCCTGTTCCTCTGACCCGCCGTGCGCTGTTCGCACGCGACGGGGGCCGGTGCATGTACTGCGGTGGCGTCGCAACCAGCGTCGACCACGTCATCCCGCGCAGCCGCGGGGGCAAGCACGTCTGGGACAACGTGGTGGCGTCCTGCCGTCGCTGCAACCACGTCAAGGCCGACCGCCACCTCGTGGAGCTGGGCTGGCGACTGCGGCACAAACCGGCTCCGCCGACGGGACTGGCCTGGCGGATCATCGGCACGGGGCATCGTGACCCGCGCTGGTTGCCGTACTTGCAGCCCTACGGCGCGGATGACGCTCTGGCCCGGATCGACGGTATCTCCGCCTAG